The sequence ATCGCATGTCTTGACCTCGAAGGTGTTCTCATACCGGAAATCTGGATCAATGTTGCCGAAAGAACCGGTATCGAAGCATTGACCCGCACGACCCGCGAAGAGCCGGATTACGACAAACTGATGCAGTACCGGCTGGACATTCTTGACCAGCACGGGATCACCCTGCCGCAAATACAGGAAGTGATCGATGGCATGGGTCCCCTCCCGGGCGCCAAGGAGTTCCTGCTCTGGCTCAAAAGCCGGGCCCAGGTGATTATTCTCTCGGATACTTTCTATCAATTCGCTCACCCGTTGATGCGGCAACTCGAATTCCCCTGCCTGTTCTGCCACCGGTTGGAGGTCGAACCCAGTGGCCATATCAGCGGATACGAACTGAGGTTGGAGGATGGCAAACGTCGCGCGGTGCAGGCGCTGAAAGAGCTGAATTTCCATATCGTGGCATCCGGTGATTCCTACAACGATACCACGATGCTCGGCGCCGCCGACGGCGGTATTCTCTTCCAGCCGCCGCAGAATGTCATCGATGAGTTCCCCCAGTACCCCGTCGCACGAGACTATGATGATCTGCGACGAGAATTCATCGCGGCCTCCAATGGCGAAATTTCAGATGATTGATTCGGTTTTACCGCCGCCCTCTCTCGGCTAAGGTCTTCGTATGATCGAGCTCGAAAAAGACCTCTACGATGAGATCAAGACATTCGCTCTTGAAGCCTTCCCCGAGGAATGCTGCGGCTTCATCCTGTACGATATCGCCGAGGAAAAAGAGGTCGTTCGTCCGATCTCCAACGTAGCCACCGAACGCCATGCTGCCGACCCGAAGAACTTCCCCCGCGACGGCAGCGACGGTTATATCATGGAGGAAAAAGAGCTTCTGACCGTCAGTCAGGACCTCGATTCGGGCGCCTACGAGCTCCGCTCAATCTACCACTCTCATCCGAACAGTCGGGCCTATTTCTCCAGCGAGGACGAAGCCCGAGCGATGCTTTGGGACGAGCCCATCTACCCGGAGGCCGTCTATATCGTGCTCGGCGTTGACGGAAAGGCAGTCCACGGAATGTCCGCGCATCAATGGAACGAGGAGCGGCGCGAATTCGAGGACGTCCGCATTCGCCACCTCTGATTTCCAACCTATTCGGCAGTACGCTCCTGTCCGGTCTGCCCCAGCACCATCAACACCGCGCCCGGCAAGGCACGAAATAAATCGCGACTGCGTGCAACAATCGCAGCGGTCACCGCAAGCCCCGTCCCACTTCCCTGGAAACTGAAGATTGCCGCTTGCGCCCCTTCCAAGGCTCCCACCGAGCCTGGGATCGGCAGCGCGTGAGCCAAGCCGACTCCCATGATGGCGCCAGCCAGCTCAGGCAATGTCGGTGACGCCGCGAAGACCTGGAAGGCAATGGTGAATTCAAGAAAGATCAGCGCGTTCAGAAATAGTGCAAAACCGATGATCCAACCCATTTGGGATCGACGCTGAAAGAGCAGGAGTCGCAACGAATCTTCGATATCGATCAAAGCCTCCGGGGTTGCTCCCAACCGCTCCAACATGCGAGCAAACCGCCCTCGCATCAAGGAGTCTCCACGACCCAGTCGCCGCACGAGATAGATCCCGACAGCAAAAAAGCTCAATCCGCCCAAAACGACTGCCAACAGCAACTGCTCGCCCAGCGCCTGATTCCGAGTCGCGAAAAGTGTGCAATAGACGACGGCAAAGCTCAGATTCGCCAGCAACTCGATCGCT is a genomic window of Candidatus Binatia bacterium containing:
- the thrH gene encoding bifunctional phosphoserine phosphatase/homoserine phosphotransferase ThrH — protein: MIACLDLEGVLIPEIWINVAERTGIEALTRTTREEPDYDKLMQYRLDILDQHGITLPQIQEVIDGMGPLPGAKEFLLWLKSRAQVIILSDTFYQFAHPLMRQLEFPCLFCHRLEVEPSGHISGYELRLEDGKRRAVQALKELNFHIVASGDSYNDTTMLGAADGGILFQPPQNVIDEFPQYPVARDYDDLRREFIAASNGEISDD
- a CDS encoding Mov34/MPN/PAD-1 family protein; translated protein: MIELEKDLYDEIKTFALEAFPEECCGFILYDIAEEKEVVRPISNVATERHAADPKNFPRDGSDGYIMEEKELLTVSQDLDSGAYELRSIYHSHPNSRAYFSSEDEARAMLWDEPIYPEAVYIVLGVDGKAVHGMSAHQWNEERREFEDVRIRHL
- a CDS encoding lysylphosphatidylglycerol synthase transmembrane domain-containing protein codes for the protein MKRGLYRSLFSGLGFLLFFWLIWQAGPRLILDTLERVQIRWLPVYVASFFLIATGIAFRWRMVLRALGVSVPLSSLLSMWFAGVTVSSVTTGAKLGGDPLRAFLLVKRPVPPGPAVASVIIDRAIELLANLSFAVVYCTLFATRNQALGEQLLLAVVLGGLSFFAVGIYLVRRLGRGDSLMRGRFARMLERLGATPEALIDIEDSLRLLLFQRRSQMGWIIGFALFLNALIFLEFTIAFQVFAASPTLPELAGAIMGVGLAHALPIPGSVGALEGAQAAIFSFQGSGTGLAVTAAIVARSRDLFRALPGAVLMVLGQTGQERTAE